From Girardinichthys multiradiatus isolate DD_20200921_A chromosome 19, DD_fGirMul_XY1, whole genome shotgun sequence:
TTAATGCAACTCCATCTTGCTTTAAACCAGTAGGCCACAGCTCAGTAAACCCTGACATAGAGTCCTGACCAGAATATCTTTCTCTTGTTAAAAATCTCAACATTCTTTTCTCACAACTCTCCATTTCTGCAGCTCCGTTTTCTTTTCGTAACCCTGAATCTCTAATTAATGCCGTCTTGTCAACCGGCTGACAGGCAGCAACATTATCGTCTTCTCTGCACAGGATTATTTCTGTATCGTTCCTGGCCAGCAGTCAGATGTATTTAAAGCACCGTCAGAGCCCAGCTACAACTTCTGCAGATTATTCCTCATAGTTTTTTCCAACCAAATATCTGCTGTCTACTAGTTTAATATCCCAGTTTAAACAGACGTCAGACACCTGTCTGTGTGTGGACAACGTAAGACTGCTGTCACCTGTGATCTGTAGTTGAAAAACTGTAGTTGCACCACTTACCCTCACCTGTCCAGCATCAAATGTCCAAAGGCCGAGCAAGCCGCCTTGGCCAacctatatatataaaatgatgTATTTTTTAAGTGTTGAAGATATAGATTACAATAGTTTCATCTCTAcctaaagtaaatgctgaacgATGATAGGGTGTAAGGGGATGCAGCAAAAACCCAGTGTTTTCAAGGCTTCCATCCATGTTCTGACAGGGGGAAGTATGTCTTCGACCTGCCAGCTGTTTACTCAAGCCACCAGACCCAGAACTAGATGTCGATTCTCCCCAGAGTTCAAATCCCTCACCAGCGGTGGGTCAGGATCTCTGTGTCCAGCCAGAGAGGAAAGAAGCCAAAAGAGAGGATTGGTCCATCATCCCTGTGAGAGGGGAAGAAGGGGTGATTGAGAGGGGTGATTACTACTTCAACATTGTCTTTATTTCTCCCAATTTAAAGTCTTCTGCAGTTTTTTTGtatctttaaataataaaacagcagTAATTCGTACTTTTGTTCAGACAAACAACTTTTAATCTCAGTTACTTGTGTTGAATGTCAGTGTTTTACATTGTTACTGTTCAAAAACATAGATAAAATCAGCTACCCTCAGTGGAAATATCAGTTAAATGGATCAAACGGGGCGTGGGAATTCCTCACACTTGGAATAAAACAGCCGACTAATATCCCGTTTAAAACAGTGCTTTACGATAGTGACATTGTTAGCACGGATACTGTGGTGATGATATATTTAGGATATACTGTGCAGCCCTATTGTCATGTTTCCCAGTATCTGGCAGCTCAACTAAGGCCTTTACATGTTTGCAACCCTGTCATCACACCACAAGAGAATAGTTATTGTTTTCCAAGCTTTAAATGTGCTTCTTACTGAAAAAAGAATCCTTAAACAGTAAGAGCTCAAAGCCAAATGCTGCTCAGGTTTTGATCTTTAGGAGGGAAACCTCTGTCTcctacatacattacaattttaggtttttttttgttaaacattttgatATAAAATGGAAGCTTTGTTCgtagttttatttagtttagagTTTGTAATCCTTCATTCAGGTCCTCAGCAGTACTGCCTGGCACAGGAGGTGCCTCGTACCTCAGAAGCACTGCGTCTGCATAGAAACGCTTTGACCATGGAGCTGGTCTGGCTCCAGCAAGCCATCGGCAGCAGGAAAAAGGTAGGATCCAAAACGCACCATTGCAGTCATTTTGAGGTGGTTTGGAGTAATGTTTCTCCACATTTTCTAAAGGGCTTTCTAAATTCTCCGTTggacatcatgtgaaattgtaGTCCCTGCGTTTTTATGACTTTATGCTCGCATGAAAAGGTTTCTGAACTCAAGGGCTGCTAGATGTCAGGAAACCTAACACAAATACAATTTTACACAGAATCTTTATTATCTGTCACAAGGTTTATTTGTGGTTAAATATAGGAAACACTGGAGATAAAATAGTTttacatgtttgaaataaactaaaatatttagacACTGAGAGGATTTTGTTGTTTACCTTGAGGCATAAAGATTTGTCCCCTATAGGGTTCAAGAGGGAACAACTCCTCAGGAAACTATTCATCAAGACGATTTTAAGACTACCAGAAGTCTGTGTTGCTGGAAGCAAAGTATAAAGAaatcaagtttggtttttaccTAGGGATGCACTGATATGAAAATTCTGGGCCGATATCCTTCTCCAATATTAATATTGTATTTACAGATACATATATACCCTTTCAATCAGTAATAAAATGACCACACAACTCACAATtctttctctgcttcagttaaaactCCCACAATCCTGTGCTacatcactgtcacatgaccaaacaaaaacCACATGGCCAATTGTTGATACCTTTTTCTTCTGTGGGTTGAGCCAGGGCTTCCCCAAGAGAAAGATTCAATTTTTCTACGCGACAACGGAGACCGGGCCGTTTTCAAACGATTACACTCTGGAACCCGTTCTCAAATTGtcccattttcagagaaaacattCACCGTTGTCGTGTGAACGAACTGTAGAAACGGAAccaaacttttctgttttcaccagaaaatgttttcatgttaacAGGGCCTAAGTTTCAAAAACGTTCTGCAAAGGTATACAGTTAGATCCATAAAGTCCCTGATTAGTCCTGAGAGAGCTCCAAAAAATATTCCCGCTAACTTCCATGGAAAGTAATCTCCAACTTCCAGAAAGTATGAGCTACATCACGTAGTTAATAATATTCTCTGTGGCCATGCAGTCAGGATGAGCTCATCCTAGCATCTGATTTTAGTTGGTAGCTGAATAAAACAATCACAGTTTTCATGTGTTTCCTTTGTATGACTTTCCCTACAGTATCTATCCCTGAAGGACAGACTGAGTGTATCCTGACGGTAAAAGTAATATGAACTGGACCTAAAGTGGGACTAATGGGAACAGATCACTCTAATGTCATCTGTGTTATAAATTATCTATATGTTGTATTTATGATGTAATATATGAAACTGCATTTAAAGTGTACGTTTTTGATActgttaaagaaataaataatatttttctacaAAGATGTCTCAGCTTGCTGGAGTGTTTGTATTGATATTCGGTTATTTTGAATTCATTAGCAGGTAGTCAGGGAAATGGCGCATTCAGTTCATTTCAAGAGCTAATCtttggttaaaaataattacatcGTGTGTCACAGCCTCATATTTCCAATCTGGATCCTAATAAATGAGCTATTACTTATTACAATAGTTTTATCCTGCAAATAATATCATGATTGCCTCCTGATTTTCTAAGGATCTGGTATTTAAACAATGTTCGCATCCCTATTTGGGCTTTTAATGGTGGATTTCTCTCCATCCCAGGGTGGAGTGATTCTACAACAAACGAATGCTATGCATGTTAAACACTGTAGTTGAGTGCACAAATTTGAAAtcattgtggattttttttctaaccAGCACAGAGtctaaattatacatacaggctcaaatatataaatacacccCCACTAATATTTGATTTTGTGTCCCTTAGCAATTTGCAGGGAGGCTACACTTTTTTCAACAG
This genomic window contains:
- the iqcc gene encoding IQ domain-containing protein C yields the protein MDRSKWNKIITRFQACARGHLARTEVRRAREDFEEIVREIEGGLTHLRWTDTTPSIPYFTDTGEVCLRPASCLLKPPDPELDVDSPQSSNPSPAVGQDLCVQPERKEAKREDWSIIPVRGEEGVIERGPQQYCLAQEVPRTSEALRLHRNALTMELVWLQQAIGSRKKYLSLKDRLSVS